A stretch of Flexivirga aerilata DNA encodes these proteins:
- a CDS encoding NAD(P)/FAD-dependent oxidoreductase, translated as MSAPHRTTTVPPHYAVIGSGVSGLVAAHVLCRTGRVTVFEADDRPGGHAHTHDVRLADGATVPVDSGFIVHNDRTYPTLQRLFGELSVETRPTDMSMSVFSERTGWQYAGGQGVRGILADPATVRRPAYLKMLWQVRRFHAAATDFLSEAAADDLTSIGDWLARLRFDEAFLEHFATPLVAAVWSCAPQDALSYPARSLLTFLQHHGMLTVTGSPTWRTVAGGSRTYVERVFSDARIDLELGTPVQAVAPRADSVTLQTDRAEHDFSAVVIATHPSAALAMLKSPSPEQAEVLGALRYSQNPALLHTDSSVLPPARAARASWNYRLLVEATDGVLVSYDLTRLMRLQSPEDQRVLVTLGGEGRVDPATVVARMQYEHPLYSREFVAAQARLPLLTEPRLAFAGAYHGWGFHEDGALSGLLAAEALGGRW; from the coding sequence GTGAGCGCGCCGCACCGAACCACCACCGTGCCACCTCACTACGCAGTCATCGGAAGCGGCGTGTCCGGTCTGGTCGCCGCCCACGTCTTGTGCCGCACCGGCCGGGTGACGGTTTTCGAGGCCGACGACCGCCCGGGCGGACACGCCCACACCCACGACGTCCGGCTTGCCGACGGCGCCACCGTGCCCGTCGACAGCGGCTTCATCGTGCACAACGACCGCACCTACCCGACCCTGCAACGGCTCTTCGGTGAGTTGTCGGTCGAGACGCGACCGACCGACATGAGCATGTCGGTCTTCTCCGAGCGCACCGGCTGGCAGTATGCCGGTGGCCAGGGCGTGCGCGGCATCCTCGCCGACCCGGCCACCGTGCGACGCCCGGCATACCTGAAGATGTTGTGGCAGGTGCGCCGATTCCACGCTGCTGCAACCGATTTCCTCAGCGAGGCCGCCGCGGACGACCTGACGAGCATCGGCGACTGGCTGGCCCGGCTGCGGTTCGACGAGGCGTTCCTCGAGCATTTCGCCACGCCGCTCGTCGCTGCCGTCTGGTCGTGCGCGCCGCAGGACGCGCTGTCCTATCCCGCCCGCAGCCTGCTCACCTTCCTGCAGCATCACGGCATGCTCACCGTCACCGGCTCCCCGACGTGGCGCACGGTCGCCGGCGGTTCCCGCACCTATGTCGAGCGGGTCTTCTCCGACGCGCGCATCGATCTGGAGCTCGGCACCCCGGTGCAGGCGGTCGCCCCGCGTGCCGACAGCGTGACCCTGCAGACCGACCGGGCCGAGCACGACTTCAGCGCGGTCGTGATCGCCACGCATCCGTCCGCCGCCCTCGCGATGCTCAAGTCGCCGAGCCCCGAGCAGGCCGAGGTGCTCGGCGCCCTGCGTTATTCGCAGAACCCGGCGCTGCTGCACACCGACAGCTCCGTGCTGCCGCCGGCCCGGGCGGCGCGGGCGTCCTGGAACTACCGGCTGCTGGTGGAGGCGACCGACGGCGTGCTGGTGTCCTACGACCTGACCCGGTTGATGCGGCTGCAGTCGCCCGAGGACCAGCGAGTGCTCGTCACGCTCGGCGGCGAGGGTCGCGTCGACCCGGCGACGGTCGTCGCCCGCATGCAGTACGAACACCCGCTGTATTCCAGGGAATTCGTGGCCGCACAGGCGAGGCTGCCGCTGCTCACCGAGCCTCGGCTCGCGTTCGCCGGGGCCTACCACGGGTGGGGCTTCCACGAGGACGGTGCCCTGTC
- a CDS encoding NUDIX hydrolase, with the protein MTAAPTVTVSAVVLRDDAGRVLTVRKHGSERFQLPGGKPEPGEDAATAAVRETAEEVGAVLCPEHLTLLGVWRAPAANEAGHEVHGTVYLHPPAPITGASAEIAELRWQPVETIPADLAPLLALHVFPALRDDHRTPVRSED; encoded by the coding sequence ATGACCGCCGCGCCGACCGTGACCGTCAGTGCCGTCGTCCTGCGCGATGACGCCGGCCGCGTGCTCACTGTGCGCAAGCACGGCAGCGAGCGGTTCCAGCTGCCGGGCGGCAAGCCCGAGCCCGGCGAGGACGCCGCGACGGCGGCCGTCCGGGAGACGGCCGAGGAGGTGGGTGCCGTGCTCTGCCCGGAGCACCTCACCCTCCTCGGCGTATGGCGGGCACCGGCCGCGAACGAAGCCGGCCACGAGGTGCACGGCACGGTCTACCTGCACCCGCCGGCCCCCATCACCGGAGCATCGGCTGAGATCGCCGAACTCCGTTGGCAACCGGTCGAAACCATCCCGGCCGACCTCGCGCCGTTGCTCGCACTGCACGTCTTCCCGGCACTGCGCGACGACCATCGGACCCCGGTCCGGTCAGAGGACTGA